Proteins from a genomic interval of Diospyros lotus cultivar Yz01 chromosome 6, ASM1463336v1, whole genome shotgun sequence:
- the LOC127804779 gene encoding F-box protein At1g47056-like, with translation MGQSASSYWLPSGSSRGPARSGNHRAAVRSEVVSLMPTEDGCEEVHEGVMSCEDYISELPDLCLAWIFQSLSSGDRKSCSLVCKRWLRVEGQSRHRLALDARSELLSIVPSLFSRFDAVTKLALRCDRRSISIDDDTLILISFRCSNLTRLKLRGCRQLTDVGLAALAKNCKGLKKLSCGSCVFWVKGMNALLDHCSNLEEISVKRLRGIHDGGATDELVGPGIACSSLKTICLKELYNGQCFAPLIIGAKNLRTLKLLRCLGDWDRLLETIANRENSLVEIHLERLQVSDSGLKAVSNCSNLEILHIVKTPDCTNVGIVSIAEHCKKLRKLHIDGWRTNRIGNEGLIAIAKHCANLQELVLIGVNPSSISLEPLASNCQKLERLALCGSETIGDEEISCIAAKCVALKKLCIKGCPVSDRGIETFAWGCPNLEKIKVKKCSRVTSNLADRLGVRRKSLVVNLDVCEVGAEVFDTSGSDGGPQEDGVEFPLVGSHISGGGAVDVEAPPPSSSNGRPSFFKSRFGLFGGKGLVAWTCRRNSSNNNSPNGGGGF, from the coding sequence ATGGGTCAGTCCGCTTCGTCCTACTGGTTGCCGTCGGGGTCGAGCCGTGGTCCGGCGAGGTCGGGCAACCACAGGGCTGCCGTCCGGTCGGAGGTTGTGTCCCTGATGCCGACGGAAGATGGGTGTGAGGAGGTTCACGAGGGTGTTATGAGTTGTGAAGACTATATATCTGAACTTCCGGATTTGTGTTTGGCTTGGATTTTTCAGTCTCTGAGCTCCGGCGACCGGAAGAGCTGCTCACTGGTTTGCAAGCGGTGGCTCCGGGTGGAGGGGCAGAGCCGGCACCGCCTGGCGCTCGACGCGAGGTCGGAGCTCCTCTCCATCGTCCCTTCCCTCTTCTCGCGCTTCGACGCCGTCACGAAGCTCGCTCTCCGGTGCGACCGTCGATCCATCAGCATAGACGATGACACGCTGATTCTGATCTCCTTCCGTTGCTCGAATCTCACGCGCCTCAAGCTCCGCGGCTGCCGCCAGCTCACCGATGTCGGTTTAGCCGCTCTCGCCAAAAACTGCAAGGGTTTGAAGAAGTTATCGTGTGGCTCTTGCGTGTTCTGGGTCAAAGGCATGAACGCACTCCTCGATCACTGCTCCAATCTCGAGGAGATCTCTGTGAAGCGCCTCCGTGGCATCCACGACGGAGGCGCCACCGACGAGTTGGTCGGGCCCGGCATCGCTTGCTCGTCGCTGAAAACCATTTGCCTGAAGGAACTATACAACGGCCAGTGCTTTGCACCGCTAATAATTGGGGCGAAGAATCTGAGAACTCTCAAGCTGTTACGTTGCTTGGGAGATTGGGACAGGCTTTTGGAAACGATCGCTAATCGAGAGAATTCTCTTGTCGAAATCCATTTGGAGAGGCTTCAGGTGAGCGATTCAGGTCTCAAGGCGGTGTCCAATTGTTCGAATCTCGAAATTCTGCACATCGTCAAGACACCGGATTGTACGAATGTTGGAATCGTGTCCATTGCGGAGCACTGTAAGAAATTGAGGAAGCTTCATATCGATGGATGGAGGACGAACCGGATAGGCAACGAAGGCCTGATCGCCATTGCCAAGCATTGTGCAAACCTTCAAGAACTGGTACTCATTGGCGTCAACCCTAGCTCAATTAGTCTCGAACCACTGGCATCCAATTGTCAAAAGCTGGAACGGTTAGCTCTCTGTGGCAGTGAGACAATTGGGGATGAAGAAATTTCGTGTATTGCTGCAAAATGCGTGGCATTGAAGAAGCTCTGCATTAAGGGGTGCCCAGTATCAGATCGGGGTATCGAAACTTTTGCTTGGGGCTGCCCtaatttggagaaaataaagGTGAAGAAGTGCAGCCGAGTGACAAGCAATCTTGCAGATCGGTTGGGGGTGAGGAGGAAATCTTTGGTGGTGAATTTGGATGTGTGTGAGGTTGGAGCTGAAGTGTTCGATACGAGCGGCAGCGATGGCGGGCCACAGGAAGATGGTGTGGAGTTTCCTCTGGTGGGGAGCCATATCAGTGGTGGTGGTGCTGTTGATGTGGAGGCTCCTCCTCCGAGCAGTAGTAATGGACGGCCGTCGTTTTTCAAGTCAAGGTTTGGGCTTTTTGGAGGGAAGGGTCTTGTGGCTTGGACATGTAGGAGGAACTCATCAAACAATAATAGCCCAAATGGAGGAGGAGGCTTCTGA